From the Halobacterium zhouii genome, the window CGCACGCCCGGACCAGCGGAATCCTCTCGGAAGCTGACGGCGCGGCCGCCGAGTTCGACGACCTCGACGCGGGCCTGCTCGACACCGACGCGGAGCGCGCGCTCCTGAAGGAGATCGCGCGTTTCCCGGCGGTCGTCGAGGCGGCAGCAGACGACCTCGAACCGCATCAGGTCGCGACGTTCGCGCGCGCGTTCGTCGACGCGTTCAACGCGTTCTACCGCGAGTGTCCGGTGCTCGCCGAGGACGTGGACGACGACCTGCGTGACGCCCGCCTCGCGCTCGTCGCCGCCGCACAGCACACGCTCGCGAACGCGCTGTACGTCCTCGGTATCGAAGCGCCGGAGTCGATGTGACGCCTCAGAACGCGCCGACGAACGACAGCGCGCCGTACACCACGACGAGCACCAGCACGACGTAGAAGAGTATCCAGCCGGTCGAAATCGAGTTCTCGCTTGCCATGTGCAACCCTCGGACGGCCCGTTCGCTTAGTCCTTCCCGTTCGAGGCGACGAGACGAGCGTCGCGACAGGCGAACCGCCGCTGGCGCTACCCGAGCAGGCCGCCCGTGAGCTTCGAGACGAGCGACCGGTCGCCGTCGCCACCGTCTTTCTGGTCGCTATCACTGCCCTGGGTACCGTCGTCGTCGAGCGTTCCGACGATCGCGTCGCCAACCGGCCCCGCTTCCTCGTTTCCGCTGGCAACTGGGTCCGGCTCATCGTTTCCGCTGGCAGCTGGGTCCGGCTCATCGTTTCCGCTGGCAGCTGGGTCCGGCTCATCGTTTCCGCCGGCAGCTGGGTCCGGCTCATCGTTTCCGCCGGCAGCTGGGTCCGGCTCATCGTTTCCGCTGGCAACTGGGTCCGGCTCCTCGCTTTCGCCGGCAGCTGGGTCCGACTCATCGTCTTCGCTGTCGACCGGCGCTGGTTCCTCGTTCGCACCACCAGCCGGTTCCGGCGCCTCGTCCGTGGTCGCGTCGTCGTCGCGGAACGACGACGGCACCGACTCCCCGAGCAGGTCGTGGCCGAGTTCCCGGTAGGCCTCCCCGGCGGGGCTGTCGGGAGCGTGCTCCACGACCGGTTCGCCGGCCGCCGCGCTCTCGGGCACCGAGCGATCCTCCGGAACGCTGCCGAGCACGTCCACGTCGATGTCGTCGCCCGCGTCCGCCGTGTCCACCTGGCCGCCGGCACCGACGCGCGTGAACACTACGCCCAGTACCTCACCGTCGAGTCGCGCCACGAGGTCGTTCGTCTTCCCAGTGTTCTCCAGTGCGGCCGCGGTCGGCGTCGACACCAGCACCACGTCGTCCGCGACACCCAGGGGCACCGTCGTGTCGTGGGTCAATCCGCCGCCCGTGTCCACGACGACGACCTCGTACTCCTCGCGCAGGGCGTCCACGGCGTCCCTGAGCGCCGCCGGGTCCGCTCGCCCGAAGTCCTCGATGTCCGTCCCGCCGAGCACCACGTCGAATCCGCCCGGCGCCTCTCGGGTCGCCTCGAGTGCGTCGGCGTCCCCCGCGAGCGCGTCGTGTAACGTCGGCGACGACGCCTCGACGTCCAGCACGTCGCCGAGATTCGCCATCCCGAGGTCGAAATCGACGAGCACCACCGACCGCTCTGCCTCCGTCGCTGCGGCCGAGAGGTTCACGGCGGTCGTCGTCTTCCCGACGCCACCCTTCCCGCTCGCGACCGCGAACACGCGCCCTGTCATATCCCCGTCTACACAGACCGGCGTATAAAGCGTTGGGCGACGGGTCAAAGGTTACTTACCCGCCCGTCGGCTACTTCCTTGTAATGAGCGAGCAGGAGGGCGCACCGTCCGAGGACAAACGCAAGTACGAGTTCAAGAAGCTCATCGAGGAGCTCAAAGAATACTCCGGGAGCGGCACGCAACTCGTCACCATCTACGTCCCCCCGGACAAACAGATCTCGGACGTCGTCGCCCACGTCACGCAGGAGCACTCCGAGGCGTCCAACATCAAGTCCAAGCAGACCCGGACGAACGTCCAGGACGCCCTCACGTCCATCAAGGACCGACTCCGGTACTACGACACGTTCCCGCCGGACAACGGCCTCGTCATCTTCTCCGGTGCTGTTGACTCCGGCGGCGGCCGCACCGACATGGTCACCGAGGTCCTCGAATCCCCGCCCCAGCCAATCGAGTCCTTCCGCTACCACTGCGACAGCGAGTTCCTCACCGAACCACTCGCGGAGATGCTCGGCGACAAAGGCCTGTACGGACTCATCGTCCTCGACCGCCGCGAAGCCAACGTCGGCTGGCTGAAAGGCAAACGCGTCGAACCCGTCAAGTCAGCGAGTTCGCTCGTCCCCGGGAAACAACGCAAGGGCGGCCAGTCAGCCCAGCGATTCGCGCGCCTCCGCCTCGAAGCCATCGACAACTTCTACCAGGAGGTCGCCGGGATGGCCGACGACCTCTTCGTCCCCAAGCGCCACGAACTCGACGGCATCCTCGTCGGCGGCCCCTCGCCCACGAAAGACGAGTTCCTCGACGGCGACTACCTCCACCACGAACTCCAGGACAAAGTCCTCGGGAAGTTCGACGTCTCCTACACCGACGAATCCGGCCTCTCGGACCTCGTCGACGTCGGACAGGAGGCGCTCGCCGACGCCGAGCTCATGGAGGACAAATCCGACATGGACGAGTTCTTCAAGGAGCTCAACGGCGGCGACCTCGCGACCTAC encodes:
- a CDS encoding P-loop NTPase, translating into MTGRVFAVASGKGGVGKTTTAVNLSAAATEAERSVVLVDFDLGMANLGDVLDVEASSPTLHDALAGDADALEATREAPGGFDVVLGGTDIEDFGRADPAALRDAVDALREEYEVVVVDTGGGLTHDTTVPLGVADDVVLVSTPTAAALENTGKTNDLVARLDGEVLGVVFTRVGAGGQVDTADAGDDIDVDVLGSVPEDRSVPESAAAGEPVVEHAPDSPAGEAYRELGHDLLGESVPSSFRDDDATTDEAPEPAGGANEEPAPVDSEDDESDPAAGESEEPDPVASGNDEPDPAAGGNDEPDPAAGGNDEPDPAASGNDEPDPAASGNDEPDPVASGNEEAGPVGDAIVGTLDDDGTQGSDSDQKDGGDGDRSLVSKLTGGLLG
- the prf1 gene encoding peptide chain release factor aRF-1 — translated: MSEQEGAPSEDKRKYEFKKLIEELKEYSGSGTQLVTIYVPPDKQISDVVAHVTQEHSEASNIKSKQTRTNVQDALTSIKDRLRYYDTFPPDNGLVIFSGAVDSGGGRTDMVTEVLESPPQPIESFRYHCDSEFLTEPLAEMLGDKGLYGLIVLDRREANVGWLKGKRVEPVKSASSLVPGKQRKGGQSAQRFARLRLEAIDNFYQEVAGMADDLFVPKRHELDGILVGGPSPTKDEFLDGDYLHHELQDKVLGKFDVSYTDESGLSDLVDVGQEALADAELMEDKSDMDEFFKELNGGDLATYGFEPTRRNLVMGAVDRLLISEDLREDVVTYECPNEHEERELVEQRHDTPAHECSECGEDAEVVEREDAIEHLIEIADQRGTETHFISTDFEKGEQLLTAFGGYAGLLRYSTGV